The following DNA comes from Bacteroidota bacterium.
AAAATTAATATAAAAATAAACTAAAAATAAACTAAACGTTATGATGAAAAAATTACTATTGAGTTCAGCTTTAATAGCTTCGGGCATTGTTGTTAATGCTCAGTGGGTTTCGCAGGCAACTGGATTTGCTGCCCCCTCAAGAGGCATTACTAATATTTCTATTGTTGATCCTTCTATTGTTTGGGCTTCTGCTTATGATGGATCTGGTGGAACCGCAAAAATTCAGGAATTTACCCGCACCATTGATGGCGGTGCAAATTGGACTCCAGGATTTATCAATAATGCTTCTCAATTAGAAATTTCTAACCTTTTTGCCATCAGTGCGGATATTGCCTGGGTTTCTATGCATGGTGGAAATAGTGGTGGAGGAAGAATTTTAAAAACAACAGACGGTGGTTTAAACTGGGTTCACCAAACAACTGCTACCTTTACTGCACCTGTTGGTTTTCCTAATGTGGTTTATTTCTTTGATGAAGATAATGGCGTTGCACTTGGAGATCCAAGAGGGGGTTATTATGAATTTTATACTACAACCAATGGTGGTGATTTATGGACAAGAGTACCATCACTAAATATCCCAGCTCCTTCATCTGCTAATGAGTATGGAATTGTAAACAGATATTCAGTTGTAGGTAATACTATATGGTATGGAACAAATGAAGGACGGGTATATAAATCAGTAGATATGGGATATACCTGGACAGTTGCAGCAACAGGATTAAGTGAAATTAGCAGGGTTATTTTTAAGGATGCTGACAATGGATTGTTTATAGATGGTGTAGACATTGCAAGTTCAAGTGATGGCGGAGCTACATGGAGCCCTTTATTCTATTCAGGAGATTTCCTTGAAGGAGATATTGCTTATGCAACTGGTGTAACTGGAAGCATGTATATCAGCACAAGTGCTGCTCAGGGAGCCTCTGGATCATCTTACAGTTTAGATGATGGATTAACCTGGACTTTGATTGATGGGATTCAGCATACTTGTGTTGCCTTTTATGATAACCTTACTGGTTGGTCAGGCAGTTTCAATACCAATTCTACAGAGAATGGAATATTGGTATGGAATGAGGTTGCTTTGGGTGTAATTACAGCACAAAATGATAAAGCAATTGGTTTTTACCCTAACCCAAACAATGGTGTGTTTTCTATTTCATTAAAAGGAAAACAATCGGGTCAAACTACTGTTACTGTTTTTGATGTAATGGGTCGTAATATCTATAGCTCATCAGAAAATTATGCAGGTGATTCTTTCGTAAAAACAATGGATATTTCTTCCTTTCCTGGTGGAGTATATTTTGTTGAAGTGAAAGATGCCACTCAAACATATACAGGTAAGATAGTAAAGCAATAATTATTTATTGAAAAATGGCCTTGTTCAGTAAATGAACAAAAAAAAGGACAATTTTACTACCTAATTATTAACGTCCCCCTAAATCCAAGGATTTAGGGGGACGTTTTTTTTATTTGCAGAGAAAAAGCAATAAATAGTAAACTTTATTCATAAATTATATACATTATTGTTCAATTCTACCAAAAATTCATACTTTTACCTCTGTTAATCATTGTTATCCATCAATAAACATATATTATATTTTGAAAGCACTGGTATCTCTAATTTCTTTGGTAATTATTTCTTTTAAATCAATGGCACAAGCAGAAGCGGAAAAATTAACAATTAGCTTCAGCGAAAGAATTGATCATTTTTTTCAACCAATAGTTGAAGCAATGGCCTCGGTTTTATTTTGGGATCCTTTTGCTTTTTTAGGATTTGATTTTGGTGTTGACATACCCCTGGTAGTACTTTGGTTGGTTGTTGGAGCAGTTTACTTTACCCTAAAAATGAATTTTATTAATTTCAGAGGAGTAAGGCATGCAGTTGCCCTGGTAATGGGTAAATATGACAATCCCAAGGATAAAGGAGAAGTTTCTCACTTTCAGGCATTGGCTACTGCACTTTCTGCAACTGTTGGTCTTGGTAATATTGCAGGGGTTGCCGTTGCTATTAGTCTGGGAGGCCCGGGAGCAACTTTTTGGATGATTGTAGCCGGATTATTGGGCATGTCATCAAAATTCGTTGAATGTACATTAGGGGTAAAATATAGAATTATTAACAAAGATGGTGTTGTTTCCGGAGGCCCGATGTATTATTTAAGCACCGCACTAAAGGAAAAAAACATGGGAGGATTGGGTAAAGTTCTTGCAGTTGTTTTTGCCGTATTGTGTATAGGTGGCTCATTTGGAGGCGGAAATATGTTTCAGGCCAACCAGGCTTTTTCTCAACTTACAACTGTTTTGCCATTTATAGAAGGAAGAGGTTGGGCTTTTGGTGTTATTCTGGCTATCCTGGTAGGTGTTGTTATTATTGGAGGAATAAAAAGCATTGCTAAGGTTACCGAAAAAATTGTTCCACTAATGTGTGGTTTTTATGTTGCTGTTGCCCTGCTCATTATTATTATTAACATCTCAGAGGTAGGCAATGCACTGTTTATTATTTTCGATGGAGCATTTGACCCTGATGCAATCAAAGGAGGTGTAGTAGGCGTTTTAATTATTGGTTTTAAAAGGGCTGCATTTTCAAATGAAGCGGGTGTGGGTTCTGCCTCTATTGCGCATTCAGCGGCAAAAACAGACGAACCCGTAAGTGAAGGAATTGTTGCCTTGCTAGAACCCTTTATTGATACTGTTGTAATTTGTACCATGACAGCTCTTGTTATTATTTTCACAGGGGCTTATACCAATCCAGAGGGGCTAGAGGGAACCCAGTTAACCTCCAGTGCTTTTGCATCTGTATTCCCTTGGTTTCCATACCTTCTTGTTGTGGCTATTTTCTTGTTTGCCTTTTCAACCATGATTTCCTGGTCATATTATGGCTTAAAGGCTTGGGCTTATTTGTTTGGAAGTTCTAAAGGTTCTGAATTCACCTATAAGGGAATTTTTTTAGTGTTTATTGTTATTGGGGCTGCCGCCAACTTAGGTTCTGTTATTGAATTTTCTGATCTTATGATTCTTGGAATGGCTTTTCCTAATATTCTTGGATTGATCATCTTATCTCCCATGGTTAAAAAGGATCTTGTAAGTTATTTTGCTAGGCTAAAGAGCGGAGAAATTAAAAAATACAAGTAGAACTTTCCTGATTGTTTTTGTTGCAACAATTGTTTAAATTGTTGTAATGAAACAATTTTTCCTTGATTATTTCACTTTTAATAAAATAGAGCGCAATGGAGTATTTATCCTTTGTTCTATCATTTTACTATTGTTGTTTTTTGATACGATAGTTTCCCTTGTTATTCCGCATGAAAATATCAATTATGCAGAATTTGAAACTGAAATTGATGCCTTTCTTGAACAAAAGCCAAAATACAGTCCTTATTCAAAAGTGAATAAGCAAGATGTTTCTAGCACTTCAAAAAATGCATTGAATCCTGCCGTTTTTTTTATGTTTGATCCTAATAACACTTCTGAAAAACAATGGCAGAGTCTGGGCCTGAGCCAAAAACAATATTCCACTTTGAATAATTATCTATTAAAAGGAGGTAAATTTTATAAAAAAGAGGATTTGAAGAAAATATATGGAATAAGCAATGCACAGTATTTGTTGTTGGAACCATTTATCCGAATTGAAAACCAGCAAAAGCAAAATGATTTTTTTTCAAACAAGGAAAAGCCAGAAATGAAAAATGAAGAACTTGAAAAAAATGATATTCCTGCATTGTTAATAAATTTAAATAAATCGGACACATCAGATTTAATGAAATTACAGGGGATTGGGCCTATCTATTCATTACGGATAATAAAATACAGAAATGCTCTTGGCGGATTTCGGGATATTAATCAGCTTTTGGAAGTTTATGATTTTACAAAAGAACTCGTTGAAAGTATAAAACCTTATATTGTTATAGATACAGCAGCGGTAAAAAAAATAAATATTAATACCTGTTTGGCATCCGATTTAAAAAGGCATCCCTATATAAACAACTGGAATATAACAAATTCAATTGTTAATTATCGTGATCAGCATGGTAGCTATAAAACCATAGAAGATATTAAAAAATCAGATTTGGTAAATGATGAATTATACCTTAAACTTGCACCTTATTTGAGTATTGAATAACTTGTAAAGAGTTTAATGATCACACAAAAGATTAAATCCGTAATAAGAGATATTCCTGATTTTCCAAAACCTGGTATTTTATTCAAGGATATTACTCCGATTTTACTTGATGCTGAACTTTGCACTGAAATTGTGAATGAATTTATTTCCAAATCAGGAAATTCATTGCCTGATGCAATAATTGGTGTCGAAAGCAGAGGGTTTTTCTTTGGAATGATGCTTGCCTCAAAATTAAACATTCCATTTATACCTGTTAGAAAAGCAGGCAAGCTTCCTTATAAGACCATTTCCCATGAATATGACCTTGAGTACGGTTCTTCAAAAATTGAAATGCATACTGGCGTTATTCAAAAGGGTTGGAATGTGTTAATTCACGATGATTTATTGGCAACAGGAGGTACTGCAGCAGCAGCTGCTGAACTTGTTGTAAAACAACATGCAAAGGTTTCCGGTTTTCTTTTTCTTGTTGAACTGGATTTTTTAAATGGAAGAAAAGGCCTTGACAAATATGCTGCAGACAATAAAATTATTAGCTTAATAAATTACTGAAAATAATCAGTCATAAATAAAAGTGCTTTTAAAAGAGTAATAAATTAAAAAATTGAAGTAATGGATTTTGAATTAAATGAAAATCAAAAAATGATTGCCGGAATGATTAAGGATTTTGGCGATAAACACATTCGGCCAAAGATGATGGAGTGGGACGAATCACAGGAATTCCCGGTAGAAGTATTCAAAAAACTTGGCGAACTAGGTTTAATGGGGGTATTGGTTCCAACTCAATACGGTGGTTCAGGTTTTAGTTATACAGAATACGTAACAGCAATTACTGAACTTTCCAGGATCTGTGGCTCTATTGGTCTTTCAATGGCTGCTCATAATTCACTTTGCACAGGCCATATCCTTGCCTTTGGCAATGAGGAGCAAAAGCAGAGATGGCTTCCTAAATTAGCAACTGCCGAATGGATTGGAGCATGGGGCCTTACTGAAACAGGAACAGGATCAGATGCGGGCGGAATGAATACCACTGCTGTACAGGACGGGGATTATTGGGTAATTAATGGAAGCAAGAATTTTATTACGCACGCTATTTCCGGCAATGTGGCCGTAGTAATTGTGAGAACCGGTGAAAAAGGAGATTCGCATGGTATGACCACTTTTGTTATAGAAAAAGGAACAGAAGGTTTTGGATCAGGAAAGAAAGAGAATAAATTGGGAATGCGCGCTTCTGAAACTGCCGAATTAATTTTTGATAATTGCAGAGTTCATAAGGACAATATGCTAGGAAAGCCAGGGGAAGGATTTATTCAGGCAATGAAAGTGCTCGATGGCGGTCGTATTTCAATTGCTTCTCTTGCGCTTGGAATTGCCAAGGGAGCTTTTGATGCTTCAGTTAAATACTCAAAAGAACGCTTTCAATTCGGCCAGGCGATTTCCAGCTTCCAGGGAATAGCATTTAAAATTGCAGATATGGCAACTGAAATTGAAGCTGCTGAATTACTTACTTTCCAGGCAGCAGACTTGAAAAACAGGGGATTGAAAGTAACAAGGCAATCTGCTTTTGCCAAATATTATGCTTCTGAAGTTTCTGTAAGGGTTTCTACCGATGCAGTTCAAATTTTTGGTGGTTATGGATATACAAAGGATTTTCCAGTTGAAAAGTTTTACCGCGATTCCAAACTTTGTACAATAGGTGAGGGAACTTCTGAAATCCAAAAATTGGTTATTGCCAAGGATATTCTGAAAGATTAATTTAATAAACTGTAATAAAAAAAGCCGTTTCAAAAGTGAAATTTTGAAACGGCTTTTTTTATTATTTTAATTCTTAGTTTAGACCTAGCATTAGCTAAATTATATAGCGCTGGGCGTTGTTCTCAACTAGGACCGGGATACCCGGGGTTCACCAATTACCTGAATGTATTAATTTGGGGCTATCTGAGCAGATGAAAAAATGCATTGGAAGAATCGATTTGGCCTTCAAAGGTTACTCCACTAAATTCAATAAAGTAAACGCCTTCGGGTGCTTGGTTTCCATTAAAAAGTGTTCCATCCCAACTGTTGGCCTGTAAATTTAATTCGGCAATTAGTGTTCCCCAACGGTTGAATATTTTCAAATCGAATTCTGAATACCCCTTACTATCAAAAGTAAAGAAATCGTTTTTTTTATCTCCGTTAGGAGTAAACACATTGGGAAACGTTGCATTGCATGGAATGTAACTTATTTCTATACTGTCCATGGCTGCACACCCTGCCGAATCAGAAACCCAAACAAAATAAACTCCGGAAGATCCAACATTAAAAGAATTGGAGCTTGAATAGTCCTGCCAGAAGTACTGGGCAAAATTATTTGCGGGTTCTAATAATAAAGTTTCCCCGTTACAAATTATAGTGTCATTACCCAATGAAACAATGGGAGCTATATAAACCTGCACTAATATGCTGTCTGTAATACTGCAATTCCCTACATTTGTATTGAGTATATAATATCCTGAATTGAAAGTAGATGGCAACCCAATTAAATCAGAACTGTTTGTGGATTGGAAACCCAAAGGTCCTGTCCACTGATAATTTTGTCCGTTATAGTGCGATGAATATAAATATAACGTATCATTTGTACATACCGGATCATTTGAAAAAGGATATGGATTTTCCGGACCAGGCATAATCTCTACCAATAATGTGTCGGGTACACTAGCACAGCCATTTACTTGGGCCGTAACATAATAGGTGAACCAGCCACTTGTTTGTGAAGTAAAATAAACGGTTTGCCCGGTATCAACCAAATTTAATCCATTCCATATTAATTGAGAATTGGCAGGACCTGTTGCACTTAATACCAGCGTATCGTTCATGCAAACAGGAGAATTTGATTGAGCATTGGGAGCTTCAGGCAAAGGGAAAACAGTTAATGTTGCGTTTACTGAATTGCCAATGCAACCGTTAACAGAGGCATATACGGAATAGGTTCCAGCGTAAGAACTGTTTGCATTTGGAATTATAAGTGGATTTTGATTAGAGGTAATTGTCATGGGCCCTGACCAGTGATAAATAGCTCCTGTTAAACTGTCTGTAATTATTATCAAAGGTGATCCATCACAACTTGCAACTATAATAATTGTATCTAATAGGGGCAGAGGAACAACATCAATTTCAATGCTGGAGACCTGGCTAAAACATCCATTTGCCACTACAATTAACTCATAAGTTCCGTTATAGGTAGTATCAGAATTAAGAATCGTAAATGGATTTCCCTGGTAGGAAATACCAAAAGGGTCATACCAAATAAACACCGAAGGAAGGGAGGCCTGGCCGGTTAAAATAATCGAACTACCTTGGCAAATTGGAGTGTTAACAGAAATGTTGGTTATAAGGGGAGTAGGCTGTACATTAACCATCAGATATGCTTCTTGTGATTGGCAACCATCTAAGGTTACTGTAGCGGTATAATTGCCTGCCAGAGCCGGGTAAATAAATGGGTTCTGAAGATTTGAAGTAAAAGATTGAACTCCATTCCAGTTATATTGAGCATTAAAAAGGAATGTGGCATTTAAAAACAAGGTGTCGTATTCACAAAGGGGAGAATTGTAGGAAAGGGCTGGTGCAGGGGGCTGAGCCAAAACAGTAACTTCTATACTGTCCTTAACAGGTGGACAGCCTGGAAAAGAAACTTCAAGATAATAGAAACCTGAACTTTGAATTGAAGCAATCAATGAAGGACTAATAAAAGTGGAGGAAAAGTTTCCTGGCCCTGTCCATGAATAACTTCCATTTAGTGTGTCTGCATAAAGAAATAATGAATCCCCCTGACATACCACCCCACTATTGTTTAAATTCAAAACAGGCATGGCATCGAATTCTATGTATAAAGTGGACATTGGGCTTTGACAAACTCCATCGCCAATAATAAGGGAATAAGTGCCTTGGTTGGTTGAGTTAACGTTTGTAATAGTGGGGTTTTGTAATGCGGATGAAAAATTGTCGGGTCCAATCCATTGGTAGATTCCGTTAATTATTCCAGGAGTTGTCAATTCTAATGTGCCACCCACACATACAGGATTATTAAAGGATAACTGGGGAGCAAGCGATGCTATACTCATAAAAACATTTACTTGAAGGGGAATACTTGAACAGGAGAAATCAGTGGAGGTAACGAAGTAGGATGTATCAGAATAAAGTGGATTGGTTGTAAATGCATTGGACATTGCTAATAGGTTCCCTCCCGGAGCGTCAAGCCATTGGATTGGATTAGATGAACTGGCATTTAAAGTAACTGAATTGCCATGGCATATTGTGGTATCACTTGCGGTGGGAGCATTAACCTCAGGATGAAAATTCACAGAAACAAAAGCAGAGGTATCCTTGCAACCATAAAAATCAGTGACCACAACATTGTAG
Coding sequences within:
- a CDS encoding alanine:cation symporter family protein, with the translated sequence MAQAEAEKLTISFSERIDHFFQPIVEAMASVLFWDPFAFLGFDFGVDIPLVVLWLVVGAVYFTLKMNFINFRGVRHAVALVMGKYDNPKDKGEVSHFQALATALSATVGLGNIAGVAVAISLGGPGATFWMIVAGLLGMSSKFVECTLGVKYRIINKDGVVSGGPMYYLSTALKEKNMGGLGKVLAVVFAVLCIGGSFGGGNMFQANQAFSQLTTVLPFIEGRGWAFGVILAILVGVVIIGGIKSIAKVTEKIVPLMCGFYVAVALLIIIINISEVGNALFIIFDGAFDPDAIKGGVVGVLIIGFKRAAFSNEAGVGSASIAHSAAKTDEPVSEGIVALLEPFIDTVVICTMTALVIIFTGAYTNPEGLEGTQLTSSAFASVFPWFPYLLVVAIFLFAFSTMISWSYYGLKAWAYLFGSSKGSEFTYKGIFLVFIVIGAAANLGSVIEFSDLMILGMAFPNILGLIILSPMVKKDLVSYFARLKSGEIKKYK
- a CDS encoding acyl-CoA dehydrogenase family protein; translated protein: MDFELNENQKMIAGMIKDFGDKHIRPKMMEWDESQEFPVEVFKKLGELGLMGVLVPTQYGGSGFSYTEYVTAITELSRICGSIGLSMAAHNSLCTGHILAFGNEEQKQRWLPKLATAEWIGAWGLTETGTGSDAGGMNTTAVQDGDYWVINGSKNFITHAISGNVAVVIVRTGEKGDSHGMTTFVIEKGTEGFGSGKKENKLGMRASETAELIFDNCRVHKDNMLGKPGEGFIQAMKVLDGGRISIASLALGIAKGAFDASVKYSKERFQFGQAISSFQGIAFKIADMATEIEAAELLTFQAADLKNRGLKVTRQSAFAKYYASEVSVRVSTDAVQIFGGYGYTKDFPVEKFYRDSKLCTIGEGTSEIQKLVIAKDILKD
- a CDS encoding T9SS type A sorting domain-containing protein — encoded protein: MMKKLLLSSALIASGIVVNAQWVSQATGFAAPSRGITNISIVDPSIVWASAYDGSGGTAKIQEFTRTIDGGANWTPGFINNASQLEISNLFAISADIAWVSMHGGNSGGGRILKTTDGGLNWVHQTTATFTAPVGFPNVVYFFDEDNGVALGDPRGGYYEFYTTTNGGDLWTRVPSLNIPAPSSANEYGIVNRYSVVGNTIWYGTNEGRVYKSVDMGYTWTVAATGLSEISRVIFKDADNGLFIDGVDIASSSDGGATWSPLFYSGDFLEGDIAYATGVTGSMYISTSAAQGASGSSYSLDDGLTWTLIDGIQHTCVAFYDNLTGWSGSFNTNSTENGILVWNEVALGVITAQNDKAIGFYPNPNNGVFSISLKGKQSGQTTVTVFDVMGRNIYSSSENYAGDSFVKTMDISSFPGGVYFVEVKDATQTYTGKIVKQ
- a CDS encoding adenine phosphoribosyltransferase; amino-acid sequence: MITQKIKSVIRDIPDFPKPGILFKDITPILLDAELCTEIVNEFISKSGNSLPDAIIGVESRGFFFGMMLASKLNIPFIPVRKAGKLPYKTISHEYDLEYGSSKIEMHTGVIQKGWNVLIHDDLLATGGTAAAAAELVVKQHAKVSGFLFLVELDFLNGRKGLDKYAADNKIISLINY
- a CDS encoding helix-hairpin-helix domain-containing protein, with the translated sequence MKQFFLDYFTFNKIERNGVFILCSIILLLLFFDTIVSLVIPHENINYAEFETEIDAFLEQKPKYSPYSKVNKQDVSSTSKNALNPAVFFMFDPNNTSEKQWQSLGLSQKQYSTLNNYLLKGGKFYKKEDLKKIYGISNAQYLLLEPFIRIENQQKQNDFFSNKEKPEMKNEELEKNDIPALLINLNKSDTSDLMKLQGIGPIYSLRIIKYRNALGGFRDINQLLEVYDFTKELVESIKPYIVIDTAAVKKININTCLASDLKRHPYINNWNITNSIVNYRDQHGSYKTIEDIKKSDLVNDELYLKLAPYLSIE